The following is a genomic window from Hypomesus transpacificus isolate Combined female chromosome 14, fHypTra1, whole genome shotgun sequence.
gtacacactctcaccctgcagtatgctacacagtacacactctcaccctgTAGTATGCTACACAGCACACACTTTCACCCTGTAGTATGCTACACAGTACACTCTCACCCTGCAGTATGCTACACagtacacactctcaccctgcagtatgctacacagtacacactctcaccctgTAGTATGCTACACAGTACACTCTCACCCTGCAGTATGCTACACagtacacactctcaccctgTAGTATGCTACACAGTACACTCTCACCCTGCAGTATGCTACACagtacacactctcaccctgcagtatgctacacagtacacactctcaccctgcagtatgctacacagtacacactctcaccctgcagtatgctacacagtacacactctcaccctATAGTATGCTACATAGCGCAcactctctttgtgtgtctctccagcCTGTTCCTAGTGATGAGCTACTGTGAGCAAGACCTGGCCAGTCTCCTGGAGAACATGCAGACTCCCTTCTCTGAAGCCCAGGTAGGCTGGAGTTAACAGGAGGACTGCTTGTAGATGTAAGCTTCTCTGTCGTCCTTGGTGTTAAAACTGTGATCGGCAACCCACCTCCCTCATTCCCCCAGGTGAAGTGTATCGTCCTACAGTTGCTGAGAGGCCTAGACTATCTTCACCTCAACTTCATCCTACACCGGTCAGTAACATGGGAATGGGTTCATCAGTAGCTCCATCACAATAATCTTGTCTATTATTGACATCAGTATTTAGAGAAGATAAGATGCCGTTCTTTGAAGCATTACTGTGATACCAGTCATATTGACCCTAAGGTGCTTGGTGGACTGATGTGTGTGGGCCAGTGGGATTAACACTAAATAATCGTGTTTGTCTCAGGGACCTGAAGGTGTCCAATCTACTAATGACAGACAAGGGCTGTGTGAAGATAGGTGagttatcatcatcatcgttaTCGTTGTCGTTTTCACCTGCTCTGATCGAGGTGGATTCAAGCTGGTGATATTATCCCTTCAGTTCAAAATAGGCTTGTTGAGGCAGACGGGGAGGTGTAGTTGGTGCGTTTCAAGGTGGCATCTGCCTTCCAGAACTAAGAGGCCTTGTCGTCTGAGATCAGAGTTAAGATGCAGTAGTAGGAAAACTTAAGCCTGTCTGTCCGTGGCTTGGCTACTGTTTTTAATCTGGACACAAGGCTGCCAGGTACATCTGCTTCCAGAACAGAGAGCACCGTTTGGTCTCAGTTGGACCTCAACATTTTGGAGAGGCGCCTGTTTGTCAGCCAGACAAGTTTAGGACCCGAGGAAGCCATTGTGAGCCGGTGTGCATGTGATGTTAAGGCTGCAGTATGAGAGGGAGATGTCTGGTCTTGTGTGGGTCAGACTAATGgcacccccaccccatcccccaCAGCGGACTTTGGTTTGGCCCGCGTCTACGGCATCCCCCTCCAGCCCATGACTCCCAAGGTCGTGACCTTGTGGTGAGTGAGTTACTGTTCCCCTCTTGCCCTAGGTCACCCCCTCTCAAATCCTACCAGAAATACCTAGAACAGCTAGCCAATGTTAGCagctctgtcagtctgtctcacTCCTAAACCGCTGCCCCCCCCTACCACCAGGTACAGAGCTCCAGAAGTCCTCCTCGGGACGAAGACCCAGACCACTGCTCTGGACATGTGGTAAGAAGGCAGCATTTAAACCCTGTTTCTCTGTCAAACCCTGTTATAATCCAGAGTTACATTGTGAGTATGGCCGTGTTTTACAACTCATAAACCACCAGGTATTCCTGTGTGTAAACACAGCTGGTGTGATCGTGCTGTGTtcagtcagtgtgtatgtgatggTGCTGTGTTCAGTCAGTTTGTATGTGATGGTGCTGTGTTCAGTCAGTGTGTATTTGATGGTGCTGTGTtcagtcagtgtgtatgtgatggTGCTGTGTTCAGTCAGTGTGTATTTGATGGTGCTGTGTTCAGACAGGGTGTATGTGATGGTGCTGTGTTCAGGCAGTGTTTATGTTTCTCCTCAGGGCGGTGGGCTGCATCCTGGCAGAGCTGCTGGCCCACAAGCCCCTTCTTCCCGCCGGCTCGGAGATCCAACAAGTGGACCTCATCGTACAGCTGCTGGGCACGCCCAACGAAAACATCTGGCCTGTAAGACCTGGCTGGCTTTACCTCCTGCTCTTACTCCCTCCTAAGTATCTGTACCTGTAAAGGACTCCAGTCTGCCTGTTCACTGTCCAGGGTGACTTTATTTCGCTCACCCGGGCAGCCCTCTGTAGCTCTGCCCCTCTGTTTGTCCAGGgtttctccctgctccctctggtGGGCCAGTACAGCCTCCGGAAGCAGCCGTACAACAACCTGAAGAATAAATTCACCTGGCTGTCTGACGCAGGCCTGCGCCTGCTCAACCAGCTCTTCATGTACAACCCCCAGCGCAGGTACCTCCACCTTGTTCACCCCCAGCGCAGGTACCTCCACCTTGTTCACCCCCAGCGCAGGTACCTCCATCTTGTTCACCCCCAGCGCAGGTACCTCCACCTTGTTCACCCCCAGCGCTGGTACCTCCACCTTGTTCACCCCCAGCGCAGGCACCTCCACCTTGTTCACCCCCAGCGCAGGTACCTCCACCTTGTTCACCCCCAGCGCAGGTACCTCCACCTTGTTCACCCCCAGCGCAGGTACCTCCACCTTGTTCACCCCCAGCGCAGGTACCTCCACCTTGTTCACCCCCAGCGCAGGTACCTCCACCTTGTTCACCCCCAGCGCAGGTACCTCCACCTTGTTCACCCCCAGCGCAGGTACCTTCACCTTGTTCACCCCCAGCGCAGGTACCTCCACCTTGTTCACCCCCCGGGCTAGGTTCGAGATTCAAACTTTATCAATCATTCTTTGTGGAAACATCTATGACCACCTCCTTCTGTGATGTGTCGTCTCTCCCAGGGCCACGGCTAAGGACTGCCTGGATAGCTCCTACTTCAAGGAGAAACCTTTACGTAAGTTCCAGGTTCAATGGTGGACTAGGGGGTTAAAGGTCAAAAGTCTAAGGGGTTTTCTAGTGTAGTTGGAATTTACTCCATCCTTTAAAACAACTCCTCTAGGATACATCCCATTAATGAGCGATAACATCCTTTTATCATCGTTTCTGTATGGATGGCTAAGAGCTTGATCCTCAACCTGCCTAGCACAGGACCTCCATTCCTCTGCTGTTTTCTGGGCTGTGCTGAAGTGTTTCCTCTGCCTTCCGCAGCTTGTGAGCCTGAGCTGATGCCCACCTTCCCTCACCACCGCAACAAGAGGGCCGCGCCTTCGGCAGACAGCCAATCGAAGCGCAGCAAAGTTTGATATTGTCAGAGCAGCTGACAGCGTGATGGATTTCTGGAGGCAATTCCAGAACCTGTAACACACAGACCTGTAACACACTCCCAGGTGCAGTGAGGAGGAGACATACTGCATGCTTGGAATGATGGTTGTGAATGCCGACTCGGCGGTCAGTATGACGATCACAGTGTTCTGAAGCAGGCTTTGTCATGCTACTGCAGTATTAAACTGCCTAGTTTTCAGCTTCTCTTGGTTCCTTAATGCTAAATGTCTAACATTGCAGTCTTGCTAAAGATGAGCCTTAAACTATGCAGTACATTTACAAAAGTACAATTTTACATTTGTGTGACCGGTTTGGTGTTAGGGTTGAAATTTATATACTGTAACtgggcttttttttttattacttggAAATACTTTGATATTGTAACTTCAGTTTTTAGTTGTATTAAAAGCTATTTGAAATGCCTGTCTGTGATTGGTCAAGTGTCCTATGAGAAATGCTGAGACACAGACTCATCTCAtcagtgatgacatcacactcAGTTCATGTTCAGTTCAAATGTAGTGTTTTTAataggtcagagggcagcttgTTTACCATAGATACGCCATCCTATCTGGGACATGAACATGACCAACTACACTGACAGAACTTATCTACTGTGGACTGGCAGTGGTTTTGGTGCTCAGTCAAATAAATTAGACAAATTGAATGTAATACTGTAATTAGaattgaggggaaaaaaacactg
Proteins encoded in this region:
- the cdk10 gene encoding cyclin-dependent kinase 10, with translation MDTATGESEPDPIKLKSIKNKRTFTVPQKDRLGNCRSVKEFEKLNRIGEGTYGIVYRARDTRSDEIVALKKVRMDKEKDGIPISSLREITLLLRLRHPNIVELKEVVVGSHLESLFLVMSYCEQDLASLLENMQTPFSEAQVKCIVLQLLRGLDYLHLNFILHRDLKVSNLLMTDKGCVKIADFGLARVYGIPLQPMTPKVVTLWYRAPEVLLGTKTQTTALDMWAVGCILAELLAHKPLLPAGSEIQQVDLIVQLLGTPNENIWPGFSLLPLVGQYSLRKQPYNNLKNKFTWLSDAGLRLLNQLFMYNPQRRATAKDCLDSSYFKEKPLPCEPELMPTFPHHRNKRAAPSADSQSKRSKV